A part of Paraburkholderia azotifigens genomic DNA contains:
- a CDS encoding FAD-dependent oxidoreductase, translated as MNTPALLPNLPDAATTDLGMPYSSLEFRQHQMFPRLSAMEIASLRRFAQPMSFKAGELIFETGRVALGLFVLLHGRVRIFSRDSFGRSTLVTEHDDGHFMAEMAQLSGKPALIDGVALTDCDTLVVSPEKLRALIVADAQLGEHIMRALILRRLGLIEQGLGPIIVGNGDDARLVRLQGFLRRNAYPAMVIDARHDAEAVTLLSDMTTGPDDFPLVFCPNGSVLRAPDEAQLASCLGLVPTFERSHVYDVAIVGAGPAGLAAAVYAATEGLSVAVFDQRAPGGQAGASSRIENYLGFPTGISGQALAARAFQQALKFGAHLAIPGKVMNVDAQEGVYALTLMDGQRVSARTLVVASGAAYRKPVVAEFDRYEGRGTYYWASPIEAKLVKGQDIVLMGGGNSAGQATVFLANFARSIRVLIRGADLNASMSKYLIDRIGSLPNVSVCTRCTLKALEGDEAGLTHVHVRREGEAGEIIETRHLFLFIGADPKTDWLASSGVELDSRGFVVTGFARRMQTHVDMGIHYPLETSLPGMFAVGDVRSESTKRVASAVGDGAAVVSQIHAYLAQYSTAAQNI; from the coding sequence ATGAACACCCCGGCTCTTCTTCCCAATCTGCCCGACGCGGCAACGACGGATCTGGGCATGCCCTATTCGTCGCTGGAGTTTCGCCAGCATCAGATGTTTCCCCGCCTGTCCGCCATGGAGATCGCCAGCCTGCGCCGCTTCGCGCAGCCGATGTCGTTCAAGGCAGGCGAGCTGATCTTCGAAACGGGCCGCGTCGCGCTCGGCCTGTTCGTGCTGCTGCACGGACGCGTGCGGATCTTTTCGCGCGACAGCTTCGGCCGCTCCACGCTCGTGACGGAGCACGACGACGGCCACTTCATGGCGGAGATGGCGCAACTGTCGGGCAAGCCTGCATTGATCGACGGCGTTGCGTTGACGGACTGCGACACACTCGTCGTCTCGCCGGAAAAGCTGCGGGCGTTGATCGTCGCCGATGCGCAACTCGGCGAGCACATCATGCGCGCGCTGATTTTGCGCCGGCTCGGTCTGATCGAGCAGGGGCTCGGGCCGATCATCGTCGGCAATGGCGACGATGCACGGCTCGTCCGGCTGCAGGGCTTTTTGCGGCGCAATGCGTATCCCGCGATGGTCATCGACGCACGCCACGACGCCGAAGCCGTGACGCTGCTGTCGGACATGACGACGGGCCCCGACGACTTCCCGCTCGTGTTCTGCCCGAACGGCTCCGTGCTGCGCGCGCCGGATGAAGCGCAACTCGCGTCGTGCCTCGGTCTGGTGCCGACCTTCGAGCGCTCGCACGTGTATGACGTGGCCATCGTCGGCGCCGGGCCTGCGGGACTCGCGGCGGCCGTGTATGCGGCCACGGAAGGTCTGTCCGTCGCCGTGTTCGACCAGCGCGCGCCGGGCGGACAGGCGGGTGCGAGTTCGCGCATCGAGAACTATCTGGGCTTTCCGACGGGCATCTCGGGCCAGGCGCTCGCGGCGCGCGCGTTCCAGCAGGCCCTGAAGTTCGGCGCACATCTGGCGATACCCGGGAAGGTGATGAACGTCGACGCGCAGGAGGGCGTCTATGCGCTGACGCTGATGGACGGCCAGCGCGTCAGCGCGCGCACGCTCGTCGTGGCGAGCGGCGCGGCCTACCGGAAGCCCGTCGTCGCCGAGTTCGACCGTTACGAAGGACGCGGCACGTACTACTGGGCATCGCCCATCGAGGCCAAGCTCGTCAAAGGCCAGGACATCGTGCTGATGGGCGGCGGCAACTCGGCGGGCCAGGCTACCGTGTTTCTCGCCAACTTCGCTCGCAGCATCCGCGTGCTGATTCGTGGCGCGGATCTGAACGCGAGCATGTCGAAGTATCTGATCGACCGGATCGGCTCGTTGCCCAACGTATCGGTGTGCACGCGCTGCACGTTGAAAGCGCTCGAAGGCGATGAAGCAGGGCTGACGCACGTTCATGTGCGCCGCGAAGGCGAGGCCGGCGAAATCATCGAAACGCGTCATCTGTTTCTGTTCATCGGCGCGGATCCGAAGACCGACTGGCTCGCGTCGAGCGGCGTCGAGCTCGACAGCCGGGGCTTCGTCGTGACGGGCTTTGCGCGGCGCATGCAGACGCACGTCGATATGGGCATTCACTATCCGCTCGAAACGAGTCTGCCCGGCATGTTCGCGGTCGGCGACGTACGCTCCGAATCGACCAAGCGCGTGGCGTCGGCGGTCGGCGACGGCGCGGCCGTCGTGAGCCAGATTCACGCGTACCTCGCCCAATACAGCACGGCCGCACAGAACATTTAA
- a CDS encoding cytochrome c has product MIRRPVVLAMAGVAIAAALAVAALLISKRAIAPVSPPPPSSFDSQTKLAGARVVALGDCIVCHTAKGGKPFAGGLPLATPFGTIYATNITPDADTGIGNWSLEAFTRAIRNGVSRDGHLLYPAFPYIHFTHMSDSDIAAAYAYLMTREPVKATAPANALIFPLNFRPLLAFWNALFLRPGEQQTEASKDAEWNRGRLLVNGLGHCASCHSPLNVIGGEQPGQAFDGGVVDGWDAPALNTLNAAPKPWTKQQLVTYLRTGRASEHGAAAGPMLPVTRDLATVPAEDVEAIAAYLLSLQKPVASSNAPRAVRASAAPLTAAQQRGATLFAASCAQCHGNASPMQSPGQRPTLAFSTAVNAGTPRNAIQMVLGGIAWHGEDTINYMPAFGDVYSNEQIADLLSYVRATYSQHSAWTDVEATVAKVRKENDAR; this is encoded by the coding sequence ATGATACGCAGGCCTGTCGTGCTGGCGATGGCTGGCGTCGCGATCGCGGCCGCGCTCGCCGTCGCCGCGTTGCTGATATCGAAGCGGGCCATCGCGCCCGTCAGCCCGCCGCCGCCTTCGTCGTTCGACAGCCAGACGAAGCTGGCGGGCGCACGCGTGGTCGCACTCGGCGACTGCATCGTGTGTCACACCGCGAAAGGCGGCAAGCCGTTTGCGGGCGGCCTGCCCCTCGCGACGCCGTTCGGCACGATCTACGCGACCAATATCACGCCCGATGCCGACACGGGCATCGGCAACTGGTCGCTCGAAGCCTTCACGCGCGCGATCCGGAACGGCGTGTCGCGCGACGGGCATCTGCTGTATCCGGCGTTTCCGTACATCCACTTCACACACATGTCCGACTCGGACATCGCCGCAGCCTACGCGTATCTGATGACGCGCGAACCCGTGAAGGCGACGGCGCCCGCGAACGCGCTGATATTCCCGCTGAACTTCAGACCGCTGCTCGCGTTCTGGAACGCGCTGTTTCTGCGCCCCGGCGAGCAGCAGACCGAGGCATCGAAAGATGCTGAATGGAATCGCGGCCGCCTGCTCGTCAACGGACTCGGGCACTGTGCATCGTGTCATTCGCCCCTCAACGTGATCGGCGGCGAGCAGCCCGGACAAGCTTTCGACGGCGGCGTGGTCGACGGCTGGGACGCGCCCGCGCTCAACACGCTGAACGCCGCGCCGAAGCCGTGGACGAAGCAGCAATTGGTCACCTATCTGCGCACCGGCCGCGCGAGCGAACACGGCGCGGCGGCAGGTCCGATGCTGCCTGTGACGCGCGATCTCGCGACGGTCCCCGCCGAAGACGTCGAAGCGATCGCCGCGTACCTCCTCTCGCTGCAGAAGCCCGTTGCGTCATCGAACGCGCCGCGTGCGGTCCGGGCCAGCGCCGCGCCGCTCACGGCGGCGCAGCAGCGTGGCGCGACGCTGTTCGCCGCATCGTGCGCGCAGTGTCACGGCAATGCGTCGCCGATGCAGTCGCCCGGCCAGCGCCCGACCCTCGCCTTCAGCACCGCCGTCAACGCCGGCACGCCACGCAACGCGATCCAGATGGTGCTGGGCGGCATCGCGTGGCATGGCGAGGACACGATCAACTACATGCCCGCTTTCGGCGATGTCTACAGCAACGAACAGATCGCCGATCTGCTGTCGTACGTGCGCGCCACTTACTCGCAGCACAGCGCGTGGACGGATGTCGAAGCGACCGTGGCCAAGGTCAGAAAGGAGAATGACGCGCGATGA
- a CDS encoding xanthine dehydrogenase family protein molybdopterin-binding subunit, translated as MSHADDFDEDRRRFMVSGALVVSFSLFPGARALAQQVIADEGAAVHIARETQALAGSLKTNPFLDAWIKIDPAGKVTVYTGKVELGTGVRTALLQIAAEELDMAPALITFLTADTGASPDEGLTAGSHTIADSGTALLNAAAQVRGLLVDAAAKNLHVDRAKLTTRDAVIHAPDGRTLTYGDAVKLVDLHRMASPVSPLKDPKSFFVIGKSLPRVDIPAKVTGGASYVQDMSLPNMVHARVVLPPVYEAKLVRDNAAQIMTMPGVLKVYRNGSVLAVVARGEWQAVAAQRALAAGSEWSAGRALPDPATVHRDLEKLCTQHIEIASTHAQEATPAAVKTLDARYSKRYMLHGSIGPSCAIASFDNGHMTVWTHSQGVYPLRDALAEMLSMPKDTVRCVHVEGSGCYGHNGADDVAAHAALIARDMPGHPVRVQWMREQEHTWDHFTPAMVTQARASLDSTGRIVDWDYALWSSSHNERIVDAGRLVPATMLASPFEPAPSVPMVQPEGGGDRNAIPLYTFANVHVMNNFSPTMPLHTSAMRSLGAHMNVFSIESFMDELALAAHTDPVAFRLKHMQDPRARDVIQLAAQKFGWPRPPRKPNHGVGFAFGKYKNLMAYVAMAVEVSVVRETGQVVLERAEVAVDSGQIVNPDGIRNQIEGGVMQSASWTLYEQLQFDTQRIRSFDWSSYPILRFSAVPRSLNVHLIDRPGAPFLGAAEAAMGPTAGALANALFDATGYRAREMPLAGEGLRRQIDA; from the coding sequence ATGAGCCACGCAGACGATTTCGACGAAGACCGACGGCGCTTCATGGTGTCCGGCGCGCTCGTCGTGAGCTTCAGCCTGTTTCCCGGCGCGCGGGCCCTCGCGCAACAGGTGATCGCCGACGAAGGCGCTGCCGTGCACATCGCCAGGGAAACCCAGGCGCTCGCGGGCAGCCTGAAGACCAATCCGTTTCTCGATGCATGGATCAAGATCGATCCCGCGGGCAAGGTCACGGTCTACACGGGCAAGGTCGAACTCGGCACGGGCGTGCGCACCGCGCTGCTGCAAATCGCAGCCGAAGAACTGGACATGGCGCCCGCGCTGATCACGTTCCTCACGGCAGACACGGGCGCCTCGCCCGACGAAGGCCTCACGGCGGGCAGCCACACGATCGCCGACAGCGGCACGGCGCTGCTGAACGCCGCCGCGCAGGTGCGCGGCCTGCTGGTCGATGCCGCAGCGAAAAACCTGCATGTCGACCGCGCGAAGCTGACCACGCGCGACGCCGTGATCCACGCACCCGACGGCCGCACGCTCACTTACGGCGATGCCGTGAAGCTCGTCGATCTGCACCGGATGGCCTCGCCCGTCTCGCCGCTGAAGGATCCGAAGTCTTTCTTCGTGATCGGCAAGTCGCTGCCGCGCGTCGACATTCCCGCCAAGGTGACGGGTGGCGCGAGCTATGTGCAGGACATGTCGCTGCCGAACATGGTGCATGCGCGCGTCGTGTTGCCGCCCGTGTACGAAGCGAAGCTCGTGCGCGACAACGCCGCGCAAATCATGACGATGCCCGGCGTGCTCAAGGTCTACAGGAATGGCAGCGTGCTCGCAGTGGTTGCGCGCGGCGAATGGCAGGCAGTGGCGGCACAGCGCGCGCTCGCAGCGGGCAGCGAGTGGAGCGCGGGCCGCGCATTGCCCGACCCCGCTACCGTCCATCGCGATCTCGAGAAGCTCTGCACGCAGCACATCGAAATCGCCAGCACGCATGCGCAGGAAGCCACGCCGGCGGCCGTCAAAACGCTGGATGCGCGCTATTCGAAGCGCTACATGCTGCACGGCTCGATCGGTCCTTCGTGTGCAATCGCTTCGTTCGACAATGGTCATATGACGGTGTGGACGCACTCACAAGGCGTCTATCCGCTGCGCGACGCGCTCGCCGAGATGCTGTCGATGCCGAAGGACACCGTGCGCTGCGTTCACGTCGAAGGCTCGGGCTGCTACGGCCACAACGGCGCCGACGACGTCGCCGCGCACGCCGCGCTGATCGCGCGCGACATGCCCGGCCATCCCGTGCGCGTGCAATGGATGCGCGAGCAGGAGCACACGTGGGACCACTTCACGCCCGCGATGGTCACGCAGGCGCGCGCGTCGCTGGATTCGACGGGCCGCATCGTCGACTGGGATTACGCGCTGTGGAGCAGCTCGCATAACGAGCGCATCGTCGACGCGGGGCGGCTCGTGCCCGCGACGATGCTCGCCAGTCCGTTCGAGCCCGCGCCTTCCGTGCCGATGGTGCAACCCGAAGGCGGCGGCGACCGCAATGCGATTCCGCTGTACACGTTCGCGAACGTGCACGTGATGAACAACTTCTCGCCGACCATGCCGCTGCATACGTCGGCGATGCGCTCGCTCGGCGCGCACATGAACGTGTTTTCGATCGAGAGCTTCATGGATGAACTGGCGCTCGCTGCACATACCGACCCCGTCGCGTTCCGCCTGAAGCATATGCAAGACCCACGCGCTCGCGACGTGATTCAACTCGCCGCGCAGAAGTTCGGCTGGCCGCGTCCGCCGCGCAAGCCAAATCACGGGGTCGGCTTTGCATTCGGCAAATACAAGAACCTGATGGCCTATGTGGCGATGGCCGTCGAGGTTTCCGTGGTGCGCGAGACGGGACAGGTCGTACTCGAACGTGCCGAAGTCGCCGTGGATTCCGGACAGATCGTCAATCCCGACGGCATACGCAATCAGATTGAAGGCGGCGTCATGCAGTCGGCGAGCTGGACGCTGTACGAGCAACTGCAATTCGACACGCAGCGCATCCGCAGCTTCGACTGGAGCAGCTATCCGATCCTGCGTTTCTCCGCCGTGCCGCGCAGTCTCAACGTGCATCTGATCGACCGCCCCGGCGCGCCGTTTCTCGGCGCCGCCGAAGCAGCGATGGGCCCGACGGCGGGCGCGCTCGCCAATGCGCTGTTCGACGCGACGGGTTATCGGGCGCGCGAGATGCCGCTGGCGGGCGAGGGCCTGCGCAGGCAGATCGATGCATAG
- a CDS encoding ATP-binding protein, which produces MIHIGPLDIDLARREARVDGKTVRISNRAFDILELLIEAQGGLVSKETILERVWPETVVGDNNLQVHMSALRKLLGESRDLIKTVAGRGYRLVRGASAVRQTGGASASHTERHMAVPHNLPAYSSALVGRDEAIAHVCDALGASRHVTLLGSGGIGKTRVAIEVARRLLEQAPGGVHCVSLSAASDTCSVLAMLASVLGVHPEGRAATRERIVETIGGRRMLIVLDSCEHVVDAAARLAHHLLSACPQLRVLSTSREPLRIPSETLYWVPALDVPEPNDDTPQVLRCSAVNLFLMRARAIDARFAADEPSIHVTGMVCRRLDGIPLAIELAAARAALLGIDTLAAHLDDRFGMLTGGTRTALPRHQTLKATLDWSHALLDDAERKTLRRIGVFADRFPLEAAIAVAADNITRELDVVAAMAALVEKSLVVASTEPGHAAFRLLETTRMYALQKLDDNGEHRMVALHHARYLSALIDGDAAGKSAGESWRSRMPELLDEVRAALTWVLSDDGDEALRETLPVHAVFLFYELSLIDECCAWARRALAALAPARGSSHASSRMRARLRLLAALGASLVLVHGPSAETHAIWKEVLASAIASGDEAFEARALWGMWNACQTSGSVHDALEYARRYTAFVDGVADVRGAILGYRLMGVAAHYAGDQRCARLSFEQLLEVADGLRTRMPSGHFADQVLVSRASLARVLWLQGLREQALALAEDAVIEACSKDQAMIVCYTLAESLVPLALLSGKRDCARRAIAVLCDVSARARLTLWQAAARCFDACRRSLDDVSAQSLDSFRAALGELDALKFGAPFAMLAAQYAVALMRAGRRDEAQQVVDSALARCDLAGDYWLIAELRRLRGELLLADGAAIDSHSDAARDAETWFVAALEEASAQGARSLQLRAATSLARLWHRLGRETEAAQLLQSACANVCEGRDLDDFKAAGQLLMQVKGLTQKPAGASGERRRADTATRLLSFTPPHKYA; this is translated from the coding sequence ATGATCCACATTGGACCGCTCGACATCGATCTTGCGCGCCGTGAAGCACGCGTCGACGGAAAGACGGTACGCATCAGTAATCGTGCCTTCGACATACTCGAATTGCTGATCGAGGCGCAAGGCGGGCTTGTGTCGAAAGAAACGATCCTGGAGCGCGTGTGGCCCGAAACGGTGGTCGGCGACAACAATCTTCAGGTGCACATGTCGGCGCTGCGCAAGCTGCTCGGCGAAAGCCGCGACCTGATCAAGACGGTTGCGGGGCGCGGCTACCGGCTCGTGCGTGGCGCGTCGGCCGTGCGGCAAACGGGCGGCGCTTCGGCTTCGCATACCGAACGCCACATGGCCGTGCCGCACAACCTGCCTGCGTACAGTTCCGCGCTGGTCGGACGCGATGAAGCGATTGCGCACGTGTGCGATGCGCTCGGCGCGTCGCGTCACGTGACGTTGCTCGGTTCGGGAGGCATCGGCAAGACGCGCGTGGCGATCGAAGTTGCGCGCCGGCTGCTGGAGCAGGCGCCGGGCGGCGTTCATTGCGTGTCGCTGAGTGCCGCGTCGGATACGTGCAGCGTACTGGCGATGCTCGCATCCGTGCTCGGCGTGCATCCCGAAGGCCGCGCTGCGACGCGCGAGCGCATCGTCGAGACGATCGGCGGGCGCCGCATGCTGATCGTGCTCGACAGCTGCGAGCATGTCGTCGATGCCGCTGCGCGGCTCGCGCATCACCTGCTGTCGGCATGTCCGCAACTGCGCGTGCTGTCGACCAGCCGCGAGCCGTTGCGCATTCCGTCTGAGACCTTGTACTGGGTGCCCGCGCTAGACGTGCCCGAGCCGAACGACGACACGCCGCAGGTGCTTCGCTGCAGCGCCGTCAACCTGTTCCTGATGCGTGCCCGCGCGATCGATGCGCGCTTCGCCGCCGACGAGCCGAGCATTCACGTGACGGGCATGGTGTGCCGGCGGCTCGACGGCATTCCGCTCGCGATCGAGCTGGCGGCTGCGCGCGCGGCGCTGCTCGGCATCGATACGCTCGCGGCGCATCTCGACGACCGCTTCGGCATGTTGACGGGCGGCACGCGCACCGCGTTGCCGCGCCATCAGACGCTCAAGGCTACGCTCGACTGGAGCCATGCGCTGCTCGACGATGCCGAACGCAAGACCTTGCGCCGCATCGGCGTGTTTGCCGATCGCTTTCCGCTCGAAGCGGCGATTGCCGTCGCGGCGGACAACATCACGCGCGAACTCGATGTGGTCGCGGCGATGGCCGCGCTGGTCGAGAAGTCACTCGTGGTCGCGAGCACGGAGCCGGGCCATGCCGCGTTCCGCCTGCTCGAGACGACGCGCATGTACGCGCTGCAAAAGCTCGACGACAACGGCGAGCACCGCATGGTCGCGCTGCATCACGCGCGTTATCTGTCAGCGCTGATCGACGGCGATGCAGCGGGAAAGTCCGCTGGAGAAAGCTGGCGCAGCCGGATGCCTGAACTGCTCGACGAGGTGCGCGCGGCGCTCACGTGGGTGCTGTCCGATGACGGCGACGAGGCGCTGCGCGAAACCTTGCCCGTCCATGCCGTCTTTCTGTTCTACGAACTGTCGCTGATCGACGAATGCTGTGCATGGGCGCGGCGCGCGCTGGCAGCATTGGCGCCCGCTCGCGGCTCCTCTCACGCGTCGTCGCGCATGCGCGCCAGGCTGCGTCTGCTTGCGGCGCTCGGCGCGTCTCTGGTGCTCGTACATGGACCCAGTGCCGAGACGCATGCGATCTGGAAGGAAGTCTTGGCGTCGGCGATTGCGTCGGGGGACGAAGCCTTCGAGGCGCGCGCGTTGTGGGGCATGTGGAACGCGTGCCAGACGTCCGGCTCCGTGCATGACGCACTCGAATACGCGCGGCGCTACACGGCCTTCGTCGACGGTGTGGCCGATGTGCGCGGCGCGATTCTCGGCTACCGGCTGATGGGCGTGGCTGCGCATTACGCAGGCGATCAGCGCTGCGCACGGCTTTCGTTCGAGCAACTGCTCGAAGTGGCCGACGGTCTGCGCACGCGGATGCCGTCCGGACATTTCGCGGATCAGGTGCTCGTGAGCCGCGCGTCGCTCGCACGCGTGCTGTGGCTGCAAGGTCTGCGCGAGCAGGCGCTGGCGCTCGCCGAAGATGCCGTGATCGAAGCATGCAGCAAGGATCAGGCGATGATCGTCTGCTATACCCTCGCCGAATCGCTGGTGCCGCTCGCGTTGCTGTCGGGCAAACGCGACTGCGCGCGGCGCGCGATCGCAGTGCTGTGCGACGTGTCGGCTCGCGCGCGGCTGACGTTGTGGCAGGCGGCCGCGCGCTGCTTCGACGCGTGTCGGCGTTCACTGGACGACGTATCGGCGCAAAGCCTCGATAGTTTTCGCGCGGCGCTGGGCGAACTCGATGCGCTCAAATTCGGCGCGCCATTCGCGATGCTCGCCGCACAGTACGCGGTCGCGCTGATGCGCGCAGGCCGTCGCGACGAAGCGCAACAGGTCGTCGATAGCGCACTGGCGCGTTGCGATCTGGCGGGCGACTACTGGCTCATCGCCGAACTGCGGCGTCTGCGCGGCGAGCTGTTGCTCGCGGACGGCGCGGCCATCGATAGCCACAGCGACGCTGCCCGCGATGCGGAGACATGGTTCGTCGCCGCGCTCGAAGAGGCGTCGGCGCAAGGCGCGCGCTCATTGCAACTGCGCGCGGCGACGAGTCTTGCGCGGCTGTGGCACAGACTGGGCCGCGAAACGGAAGCTGCGCAACTGCTGCAATCGGCATGTGCGAATGTATGCGAGGGCCGCGATCTCGACGACTTCAAGGCTGCGGGGCAATTGCTGATGCAGGTAAAAGGGCTGACGCAGAAGCCGGCGGGCGCATCCGGCGAGCGCCGGCGTGCCGATACGGCGACGCGTCTTCTGAGCTTCACGCCGCCGCACAAGTACGCCTAG
- a CDS encoding FAD binding domain-containing protein, with amino-acid sequence MKHPSYPRAVVIGGSLGGLFAATSLRAAGWQVDVFESSPNQLDMRGGGIVLQADVLHAVRYAGVALPNPAGVRSRERIYLDRDDSIVERLDMPQTQTAWSLLYRAMKEALPAQSLHAGETFIDFEQDGDEVIARFESGRTERADLLVGADGIRSSLRQRLLPDVTPAYAGYVAWRGLVPELELPVHAAGMLRERFAFQHGAGHSALAYLIPGERDETRAGERRWNWVWYRRYGHDVLKELLVDRYGVARTRSLPPGMMKQTDIDQLRNDAQAGLGPTFRALVESTEHPFMQPIVDLRAPQMVFGRAVLIGDAAAVPRPHTAGSTAKAAANAHSLALALDLANGDALSIDARLARWETQQLQRARQMTDLGISLGKRLMTAVVPPSQRFSAASGNSTPTSIR; translated from the coding sequence ATGAAACATCCGTCGTATCCGCGAGCCGTCGTGATCGGCGGCTCGCTCGGCGGCCTGTTCGCAGCGACGTCTTTGCGCGCGGCCGGGTGGCAGGTCGACGTCTTCGAAAGCTCGCCGAACCAGCTCGACATGCGCGGCGGCGGCATCGTTCTGCAAGCCGACGTGCTGCACGCGGTCCGCTACGCAGGCGTCGCGCTGCCGAACCCCGCCGGCGTGCGCTCCCGCGAGCGCATCTATCTGGACCGCGACGACAGCATCGTCGAGCGGCTCGACATGCCGCAGACCCAGACCGCGTGGAGCCTGCTATATCGCGCAATGAAAGAGGCGTTGCCCGCCCAATCGTTGCATGCGGGAGAAACCTTCATCGACTTCGAGCAGGACGGCGACGAGGTGATCGCCCGTTTCGAAAGCGGGCGCACCGAACGGGCCGATCTGCTGGTCGGCGCCGACGGCATCCGCTCGTCGCTCAGGCAACGCCTGTTGCCCGACGTGACGCCCGCGTATGCGGGCTACGTCGCGTGGCGCGGACTCGTGCCGGAACTCGAATTGCCCGTGCACGCCGCCGGCATGCTGCGCGAGCGCTTCGCGTTTCAGCATGGCGCAGGCCATTCGGCGCTCGCGTATCTGATTCCCGGCGAACGGGACGAGACGCGCGCCGGCGAGCGGCGCTGGAACTGGGTCTGGTACCGGCGCTACGGCCACGATGTGCTGAAGGAGTTGCTGGTCGACCGTTACGGCGTCGCGCGCACGCGTTCGCTGCCGCCCGGCATGATGAAGCAGACCGACATCGACCAGCTGCGCAACGACGCGCAGGCCGGACTCGGGCCGACGTTCCGCGCGCTCGTCGAATCGACGGAGCATCCCTTCATGCAGCCGATCGTCGATCTGCGCGCGCCACAGATGGTGTTCGGACGCGCGGTGCTGATCGGCGACGCCGCCGCCGTGCCCCGTCCTCACACGGCGGGCAGCACGGCGAAAGCCGCCGCGAATGCGCATTCGCTTGCACTCGCGCTCGATCTCGCGAACGGCGACGCGCTGTCGATCGATGCACGCCTCGCGCGCTGGGAGACGCAGCAGTTGCAGCGCGCCAGGCAGATGACCGATCTCGGCATCTCGCTCGGCAAGCGGCTGATGACCGCGGTCGTGCCGCCTTCACAACGTTTTAGCGCGGCTTCAGGAAATTCCACGCCGACCTCGATACGCTAG
- a CDS encoding HD domain-containing protein, with protein MNKNIAGVELPDSALARAAFEHVRGIEPELLLHHALRAFLFAALMGFREALEFDANLLYVGMLFHNVGLNPRFNRSPNRFEIDSANEAREFLLAQGVDDYAATDVWNAIALHTTPGIPDHMSALVALVGAGVQMDVRGARYYEFTAQQRDAIVQAFPRERGFKTKLIEAYARGMEHRPETTFGTVNADVLDRWDPDYRRLNFCGLVLGSEWPN; from the coding sequence ATGAACAAGAACATTGCCGGCGTGGAGCTACCCGATTCCGCGCTGGCCCGGGCCGCATTCGAGCATGTACGCGGCATCGAACCCGAACTGTTGTTGCATCACGCGCTGCGCGCGTTTCTGTTCGCTGCACTGATGGGTTTCAGGGAGGCGCTCGAATTCGATGCGAATCTGCTCTACGTCGGCATGCTGTTTCATAACGTCGGTCTGAATCCGCGCTTTAACCGCTCGCCGAACCGCTTCGAGATCGACAGCGCGAACGAGGCACGCGAGTTTCTGCTCGCGCAGGGTGTCGACGATTACGCGGCTACGGACGTATGGAATGCCATCGCGCTGCACACTACGCCCGGCATCCCCGATCACATGTCCGCGCTCGTGGCGCTCGTCGGCGCAGGCGTGCAGATGGATGTGCGCGGCGCGCGCTACTACGAGTTCACCGCGCAGCAGCGCGACGCCATCGTGCAGGCGTTTCCGCGCGAACGCGGCTTCAAGACGAAGCTGATCGAAGCGTACGCGCGCGGCATGGAGCATCGTCCCGAAACGACGTTCGGCACGGTCAACGCGGACGTGCTCGACCGATGGGACCCGGACTACCGGCGCCTCAATTTCTGCGGGCTCGTGCTGGGATCGGAATGGCCCAACTAG
- a CDS encoding (2Fe-2S)-binding protein: MIHLTVNGVQHALDIDPSTPLLYALRNELGLHGAKFGCGLGQCGACTVMVDGKATFSCLIPVSSIGARPVRTIESLGTAQRPGALQQAFVEHQAAQCGYCIAGMIMRAQALLERNPRPTEAELREHMEPNLCRCGTHMRILAAIRQVAHLSGSDTGAHGDTQ, translated from the coding sequence ATGATCCACCTCACTGTGAACGGCGTGCAGCACGCACTCGATATCGACCCGTCGACACCGCTTCTCTACGCGCTGCGCAACGAACTCGGCCTGCACGGCGCGAAGTTCGGCTGCGGCCTCGGACAATGCGGCGCGTGCACGGTGATGGTCGACGGCAAGGCGACGTTTTCATGCCTGATTCCTGTGTCGTCGATCGGCGCGCGGCCCGTGCGGACCATCGAAAGCCTTGGTACCGCACAGCGTCCGGGCGCGCTTCAGCAGGCCTTCGTCGAACATCAGGCGGCGCAATGCGGGTACTGCATCGCGGGCATGATCATGCGCGCGCAGGCGCTGCTGGAGCGCAACCCGCGCCCTACGGAAGCCGAACTTCGCGAGCACATGGAGCCGAATCTGTGCCGCTGCGGCACGCACATGCGCATTCTCGCGGCGATTCGCCAGGTCGCGCATCTGAGCGGCAGCGATACGGGCGCACACGGGGACACGCAATGA